TTCTTCGAATAATAGCTTTTATTCTTGCAACAAGTTCAGGTACACTAAAGGGCTTGGTCATATAATCATCGGCTCCAAGCTCCAAACTCAATACCTTATCAAACTCCTCATCCTTAGCGGTCAACATAAGAATAGCAACATTTTCATTTCTGAATCTCAACTCTTTACAAACTTCGATTCCATCTTTTTTAGGTAACATCATATCTAAGACCATTAGAGTTGGGCGGTGAACATAAACGGAGCGAATGGCTTCTTCCCCATCCATTGCCCTAACCACCTGAAAACCAGCCTTTGTTAAATTAAAATCGAGCAATTCTACAATTGAAGGTTCATCATCAACTACTAAAATTTTTTCGTTCATCGAACCTCTCCCACTCTATTTTTATATATCCATATTACTTTTGTATTGTTAACCAATAATTAAGGGATTGTAAAAGAAAGGTAAAGAAGGAACGTTTTAAATAAGAAAAGAGTAGAAATTACTTCTACTCCACTTCTGTATTCAAATTCATTTCCAGCGTAATAAAATACTTAATTTACAACACTCTCCCGCTTCTACGGAGGAGGATAACAGAAGATGAATACCATCAGGATTAAATGTAGTTTTTACTTTTGACTTCACTCCTGTTGATTCAATCAAACGTTCCACTTCCTTCTGCTGAGACTCCTGAGCCGCTGACATAACTTTTTGGGCAAAGGATTTTGATTGAGCAAGTCTATCCAAAATGACACTAGCATCCTTTAAGAGTTTTTGCATCTCTATAGCCGATTCATTAAAGAGTGTCGGATCCACTTCTGGGAATTGGGGTCTATAAGAATATATCCCATTCATAGGATATGAGTTATAAACAGGGGGAATGTTGGGATAAGGATTAAATCTTTGCCAATCATATGGGTTGTACACTGGAAAACCTCCTTATATAGTACTTGTAACAGTATATGATTTAGGGAGGCTCCTGTGCTTGTCGCTCATTGTTTAGTTTTGAGGTGATATTATGAAATGGAATCCGATGCCATCTTCTTTCTTTCAACAAGAAACGCTAGTATTAGCTCAGGATTTATTAGGAAAAATTCTAGTAAAGGAAACTAAAGAAGGAACTACTGCTGGATGGATTGTGGAAACAGAAGCATATAAAGGACCCATGGACCGTGCCGCTCATAGTTATGGGAATCGAAGAACAAAAAGAACCGAGATTATGTTTGGTGAACCTGGTTTAGTATATACCTATCAAATGCATACCCATTGCCTTGTCAATGTTGTCAGTGCTCCTATTGAGCAACCAGAAGCTATCTTAATTCGAGCCGTTGAGCCAATACAGGGGATTGAGCTTATGTATCAACGGAGAGGAAAAGATAAGAAGAAAACAGATCTGACAAGTGGTCCTGGAAAATTAACAAAAGCTATGGGAATAACTATGGAAGACTACGGAAATAAATTTTATGAATCATCCCTCTATATCGCTGAGGGAGAAAAACCACACGAGATTTCATCGGGGCCTCGTATTGGCATCGGAAATTCGGGAGAAGCACAGCACTATCCTTGGAGGTTTTGGATTACTGGAAACTCATTTATTTCGAGATAATAAATGTTTTTTGTTTAGAGTTGAGGAGCTGGGGGTTGAGGGGTGTATTGGGGGTTGAGGGGTGTATTGGGGGTTGAGCATTCGCTTGATACTTTGAGCATAAAACGAGAATACTGCGCATATGGGATAAAGAGTGAGCATTACCGTAAAAATACCGCGCATAAAATCTCGATTTTTGAGCATAACCCCCTCAAATTCCGAGCATTAAAGGCAAGAGTAGCGCATAGACAAGTTAGTTTGAGCATATAGAGAGAGTAACTTCATAGGTTTCTGTATATTTCTTCATACGTTTCATATGGTTAATAACAAACTCTAAAAACTATTAGATTAGATAAACAACCCGGTAATTTTATTTGATTGCCGGGTTGTTTATGATTATTGTTCTTACTATTCATCGCGTCTTACAACTGACCTCAAAATTCTTCCACCAACTGATCTACATTCATTTCTCTTCGATTTCCCTTTTTCCTTCTTCTCACGGCGATTGAATTATTCTTGATTTCCTTATCTCCAATCACCATCATATAAGGAATCTTTTGCATATCTGCTTCACGTATTTTCAGCCCTACTTTTTCAGAACGGTCATCCACTTCGACACGAATGCCTTGGCTCATCAATTCTCGTTGAACGTTATAAGCATGACCTACATGAGACTCAGCTATGGGAAGTATTTTCCCTTGCACAGGGTGGAAAGTCCCCTTCATAATGTTCAATCAATATGGCCATGAACCTTTCGATGGATCCATATATTGCACGATGGATCATAATCGGACGATGAGCCTCGTTATCTTCGCCAATATAAGAGCAATCAAATTTTTCTGGCATTTGAAAATCTAATTGAACAGTTCCACATTGCCAACTACGGCCAAGTGAATCTAATATATGAAAATCAATCTTTGGACCATAAAAGGCACCGTCTCCTTCATTTACCTGGCAAGAGATTCCCTTATCCTTCCATACATTCTCTAAGGATTTCTCGGCTCTATTCCATATTTCAATCTCTCCCATAAAATCTTCTAGGCGAGTCGACAGTTCAACTTTATAATCAAAGCCGAATTTCTTATAAAACTCATCAATTAAATCTCACTTTCAATCTGCTCCTGACGAGAAAAGATATGAGCATCATCTTGAGTGAAAGATCTAACTTAAGGATCCTGACAATTCATGACGATGAACGAGACCACGACCACATTCCTCCCTATACAAGGGACGAGTGTGGTCATGGTTCCACCCAAATTCCAAAAATGCATAAAACAAAGCATTTTGCTTAAAAAGTTAACGGTTTCCCCGATTGTGGATAATAAGTGGATAAACACCGTTCCCCACAATTGCTCCAAGGTGGTAAATCGTTCCCGTCTCTTACAGGGCTTTCAGCCGGTGACCCTGCTCTCTAATAAGAACCTAAAAAATGATTCATGTCCTTTTCACTGCATACGTATTATTTATTTTTATGATTTATAAGTGGAAATCAAATTAAAGTCAACAACTCTTACAACAAAACATTTCTTTCACTATCCTAGGATAAATGTTGGAAATACGCTATTATGAAAGCAAAGGAAAGGAGGATATTTATGACAACATTTCGCGCACTGATGGTTGATAAAACAGAGGCGGATTTTTCTGTACAGGTAAAAGAGTTGACCAAAAACGACCTCCCAAATGGAGACGTCTTCATTAAAGTTGCATACTCCAGCATAAATTTTAAAGATGGTTTAGCCAGTGTTCCCAATGGGAAAATCGTAAGAAGCTATCCATTTATCCCTGGTATTGATTTAGCTGGTACCGTTGTTAGTTCAAAGGATTCTCGATTTAAAGAAGGGGACGAAGTTATTGCCACTAGTTATGAAATTGGAGTGTCCCATTTCGGAGGATATAGTGAGTATGCTCAAATTCCTGCTCAATGGGTCGTTCCACTTCCAAAGGGACTCACCCTAAAAGAATCAATGATTTACGGTACGGCAGGTTTTACTGCTGCCCTATCCATTCAACGGCTCGAAGAAAATGGAGTAACTCCTGAAAAAGGTGAAATTTTAGTTACGGGTTCCACTGGTGGAGTGGGAAGTCTTGCTGTAGCTATGTTAGCCCAAAAAGGATATGAAGTTGTTGCAAGCACAGGTAAGGAATCAGAGCATGAATTTTTACAAAATATTGGGGCAAAAGAAATTATTTCACGTGAGGATGTCTATGATGGAGAAACAAAGCCACTAGACAAACAACTTTGGGCTGGAGCAATTGACCCTGTTGGAGGGGAACAGTTGGCAGCTATTCTTAGCAAAATCCACTATGGAGGATCTGTTGCAGTATCAGGATTAACAGCAGGTACAAATGTGCCAGCAACGGTTTTTCCCTTCATCTTAAGAGGAGTGAATTTACTGGGAATTGACTCCGTATACTGCCCAATGGATGTCCGCAGTCCTCTATGGGAAAGATTAGCAAGCGATCTAAAACCTGAAAAGCTTTTACATATTGTTCAACAGGAAATCACCTTAGATGACCTCCCACAATTTCTTCCTTCGATATTAAAAGGACAAATGCATGGAAGGGTTTTAGTGAAATTATAATATCCCGAAGAGGAGGGTCGCCCATTGGAAATCCCAATACAATCTCATCTTCTTTGTGTATCTAAAGTTCCTATATTTAATCATCTAACTAATGAGGAATTGCAGGAAATATCTTCTGTCATTCATCATGTCCATTTTAAAAAAGGAGAGGTCATTTATCTTTCAGAGGATGTCCCCGAGCAACTGTTTGTTGTTCACAAAGGGAAGGTAAAGCTTTACCGAATGTCTGAATCAGGTAGAGAACAACTACTCCATGTTCTAGAATCCGGAGAATTTATGGGAGAGACCTCACTTTTTAGTAAAAAGCCTTTAACCCATAATGCAGAGGCACTTGAGGCTACGGATATGTGTTTAATTCACAGAAAAGAATTAGAAACATTTCTAGTGAAATATCCTTCTATAGCGATGAAAATAATCGAAGCCTACAGTCAGCGCATTGAGCAATTAGAGGAATTGATTGAGCAGATGGGGCTCCAGGACTCAGAACAGAGAGTAGCATCCATTCTTCTCCACCTAAAACCCACACATTCCTCTACCATTCATTTATCGTTTAGCAAACGTGATCTAGCTTCCCTTATTGGGACTACGCAGGAAACATTAAGTAGAAAGTTAGCCTCCTTTCAGCAAAACGGTTGGATAGAGTTAAAGGGCCAAAGAGAAATACGGATTCTAAGTGAAGAACATTTACATGATATCGTTTCTAAAAAATAACCTTCAAAGGGTTATTTTTTTTTGTAAATTTGATATCGGTCAAAGAATTGAGTGACCATCCCTTGTATTCTTAAGTTAATAAAAAAAGGAGGAATTATAAATGACTACAAAAACATTACGTCTTGAACCACTCACTTGCCCAAGTTGCATTCATAAGATTGAAAAAGCTGTTTCTAAGGTAAATGGTGTATCTAATGTGGAGGTAAAGTTTCACTCTAGTAAAGTAAAAGTAACTTTCGATGAACAAAAGACTGATCCAGCATCATTAGCGTCAACAGTAACTAACCTAGGATATCAAGTATTATCATACTAGAGATAGGACCTATCTCTCTAAAAGGAGAAGAAAAAAATGCACAAAAAACAAAAGGAAAGACGCGTGATTTTTTCTGGGATTTTTATTGTTGTAGCTCTTCTATCAAACTATTTAAATGTCAATCCCGTTATTGGTAATAGCTTGATGATTGCCGCTGCAATCATTGCAGGATATCCTATAGCAAAAAATGCGATACAGGAGATAAGATATAAAGTATTTGGAATTGACGTCCTTGTAACTGTTGCGGTAATAGGTGCTATTTTCATCCAAGAATATTGGGAAGCTGCAGCTGTCACCTTCTTATTTATGCTTGGATCTTATCTGGAATCGAGATCTTTAGAAAAAACAAGATCATCCATTCAATCCCTGTTTGATAAAGCCCCTAAAAAAGCAACGGTTTTAAGAAATGGGATGGAGATGGAAGTTGATCCTTCCGAAGTACAGCGTGGAGAGACCGTCATTATTAAGCCAGGAGAAAAAATACCTGTTGATGGTTCTGTTTTAAAGGGGAAAGCTTCCGTTAACCAAGCGGCCATCACCGGAGAGTCAATACCTGTCGAAAAAAACGGGGAAGATCAAGTGTTTAGCGGGACCGTCATTGAAACAGGGTCCCTCCAAGTGAAGGCAGAAAAAGTAGGGGAAGATACAACCTTTAGCAGGATTTTAGAAATGGTAGAAGAAGCACAAGATTCAAAGGCTCCTACTCAAAAATTTCTAGAAAGATTCTCAAAATACTACACACCAAGTATTCTTATCTTTGCAATCGTCCTCTACTTGATAACAATGGATATTGAATTAGCTCTAACTCTACTTGTCATATCGTGCCCAGGTGCTCTTGTCATCTCTGCTCCAGTATCCATCGTTTCAGGAATTGGTAATGCAGCAAAACAAGGAATCCTCTTTAAAGGGGGCGAATACGTTGAAAAAATGGCAAAGGTTAACGCAATCGTATTCGATAAAACAGGTACACTAACTATTGGCAAACCAGTAGTTACTAATATAAAGAGCTATGGGATAAATGAACAACAGCTACTCAAACTATCAGCGCGTGCTGAGATGCACTCTGAACATCACTTGGCAAAAGCGGTTGTAGAGGAAGCAAAAAAGAAAATCAAAGAACCTCTCACATCTGCTGAAGAATTCGAATCGTTAGCAGGCCATGGGGTACGTGCCGAGGTGGATGGTGAAGAGATTTTTATAGGAACACGTAGTCTTATGAAAAAACATCAAATTCTTATACCTGAGGAAATGGAAGAATACTTGGTCTCCGAGGAAAAGAAAGGACAGACAGCTGTACTTGTTACTAATCACGAGAAAGTTCTTGGAGTTATTTCCATCGCAGACCAAGTTCGTCCTCACACAAAAGATATGATACAAAAAATCAAGAAATCAGGAATTCAAAAAACAATCATGTTAACGGGAGATAACCCAAGGACAGCAGCAACTGTTACAGAAGAAACTGGGGTTGATGAATATCGAGCAGACCTACTACCCGAAGATAAAGTAACTGCAATTAAAGAACTACAAGAACAGGGTTACACTGTAGCTATGATTGGAGATGGAATAAACGATGCTCCTGCCCTCGCAACTGCTGATGTTGGAGTAGCCATGGGAGCTGCTGGAACAGATGTTGCCATGGAAACAGCGGATTTAGTTCTTATGTCTGATCAAATTGAAAAACTTCCTTACAGTATTGGTATAAGCAAAGCCACTATAACTAACATGAAACAAAATATCACGTTTGCTGTTGTTGTGGTTATGAGCCTATTAATAGGTGTTCTTACCAAAACGGTCTTCTTAGCATCAGGTATGCTTATCCATGAGGTTAGCGTTTTAATCGTGATCATAAACGCCATCCGATTATTAAAATATAGGGTGAAAGAGAAGGAGATTCAGTCATATAGCAAAGTCATAAGGCAACATGTAGAGGAATAAGGAT
This DNA window, taken from Bacillaceae bacterium S4-13-56, encodes the following:
- a CDS encoding His/Gly/Thr/Pro-type tRNA ligase C-terminal domain-containing protein — encoded protein: MQGKILPIAESHVGHAYNVQRELMSQGIRVEVDDRSEKVGLKIREADMQKIPYMMVIGDKEIKNNSIAVRRRKKGNRREMNVDQLVEEF
- a CDS encoding response regulator transcription factor — its product is MNEKILVVDDEPSIVELLDFNLTKAGFQVVRAMDGEEAIRSVYVHRPTLMVLDMMLPKKDGIEVCKELRFRNENVAILMLTAKDEEFDKVLSLELGADDYMTKPFSVPELVARIKAIIRRRNTSGIKEYEHKDQLGSVEIFHEQHDAFVGKSKLELTLKEFELISYFARNKGKLVTRDQIFQDVWGYEFGVDSRNLDVHISRLREKIGRHDPDFHHIKTIRGLGYKIEM
- a CDS encoding acryloyl-CoA reductase — translated: MTTFRALMVDKTEADFSVQVKELTKNDLPNGDVFIKVAYSSINFKDGLASVPNGKIVRSYPFIPGIDLAGTVVSSKDSRFKEGDEVIATSYEIGVSHFGGYSEYAQIPAQWVVPLPKGLTLKESMIYGTAGFTAALSIQRLEENGVTPEKGEILVTGSTGGVGSLAVAMLAQKGYEVVASTGKESEHEFLQNIGAKEIISREDVYDGETKPLDKQLWAGAIDPVGGEQLAAILSKIHYGGSVAVSGLTAGTNVPATVFPFILRGVNLLGIDSVYCPMDVRSPLWERLASDLKPEKLLHIVQQEITLDDLPQFLPSILKGQMHGRVLVKL
- a CDS encoding cation-translocating P-type ATPase, with product MHKKQKERRVIFSGIFIVVALLSNYLNVNPVIGNSLMIAAAIIAGYPIAKNAIQEIRYKVFGIDVLVTVAVIGAIFIQEYWEAAAVTFLFMLGSYLESRSLEKTRSSIQSLFDKAPKKATVLRNGMEMEVDPSEVQRGETVIIKPGEKIPVDGSVLKGKASVNQAAITGESIPVEKNGEDQVFSGTVIETGSLQVKAEKVGEDTTFSRILEMVEEAQDSKAPTQKFLERFSKYYTPSILIFAIVLYLITMDIELALTLLVISCPGALVISAPVSIVSGIGNAAKQGILFKGGEYVEKMAKVNAIVFDKTGTLTIGKPVVTNIKSYGINEQQLLKLSARAEMHSEHHLAKAVVEEAKKKIKEPLTSAEEFESLAGHGVRAEVDGEEIFIGTRSLMKKHQILIPEEMEEYLVSEEKKGQTAVLVTNHEKVLGVISIADQVRPHTKDMIQKIKKSGIQKTIMLTGDNPRTAATVTEETGVDEYRADLLPEDKVTAIKELQEQGYTVAMIGDGINDAPALATADVGVAMGAAGTDVAMETADLVLMSDQIEKLPYSIGISKATITNMKQNITFAVVVVMSLLIGVLTKTVFLASGMLIHEVSVLIVIINAIRLLKYRVKEKEIQSYSKVIRQHVEE
- a CDS encoding heavy-metal-associated domain-containing protein yields the protein MTTKTLRLEPLTCPSCIHKIEKAVSKVNGVSNVEVKFHSSKVKVTFDEQKTDPASLASTVTNLGYQVLSY
- a CDS encoding DNA-3-methyladenine glycosylase, whose protein sequence is MKWNPMPSSFFQQETLVLAQDLLGKILVKETKEGTTAGWIVETEAYKGPMDRAAHSYGNRRTKRTEIMFGEPGLVYTYQMHTHCLVNVVSAPIEQPEAILIRAVEPIQGIELMYQRRGKDKKKTDLTSGPGKLTKAMGITMEDYGNKFYESSLYIAEGEKPHEISSGPRIGIGNSGEAQHYPWRFWITGNSFISR
- a CDS encoding aminoacyl--tRNA ligase-related protein is translated as MGEIEIWNRAEKSLENVWKDKGISCQVNEGDGAFYGPKIDFHILDSLGRSWQCGTVQLDFQMPEKFDCSYIGEDNEAHRPIMIHRAIYGSIERFMAILIEHYEGDFPPCARENTSHS
- a CDS encoding Crp/Fnr family transcriptional regulator, translating into MEIPIQSHLLCVSKVPIFNHLTNEELQEISSVIHHVHFKKGEVIYLSEDVPEQLFVVHKGKVKLYRMSESGREQLLHVLESGEFMGETSLFSKKPLTHNAEALEATDMCLIHRKELETFLVKYPSIAMKIIEAYSQRIEQLEELIEQMGLQDSEQRVASILLHLKPTHSSTIHLSFSKRDLASLIGTTQETLSRKLASFQQNGWIELKGQREIRILSEEHLHDIVSKK